From Neospora caninum Liverpool complete genome, chromosome VIII, a single genomic window includes:
- a CDS encoding CBR-CSN-5 protein, related — MAGLPSNLRGLLQQFGGMGVGPPNRDQPMADTSEQVYISSLALLKMLKHGRAGVPMEVMGLMLGEFIDDYTVRVVDVFSMPQSGNSVSVEAVDPVYQTEMLEQLKRTGRPEMVVGWYHSHPGFGCWFSGTDVNTQQSFEQLNPRAVGVVVDPIQSVKGKVVIDCFRLINPHLLMLGQDLRQTTSNIGHLQRPTISALVHGLNRNYYSIVINYRKNELENQMLLNLHKNKWNDALKLKPFDEMAAESAACTKSMKELSEQYNKMVQEEIKKTPEQLVVERAGKVDAKKRLESDVDTLMTENILHSLGTMIDTLIF, encoded by the exons ATGGCGGGTTTGCCTTCGAACCTTCGAGGCCTGCTTCAGCAGTTTGGGGGCATGGGCGTCGGTCCACCAAATCGGGATCAACCGATGGCCGACACCTCCGAGCAGGTGTACATTTCATCTCTTGCGCTGTTGAAGATGCTCAAGCATGGGAGG GCTGGAGTCCCTATGGAAGTCATGGGTCTCATGCTCGGAGAGTTCATTGACGATTACACCGTCCGTGTCGTGGACGTATTCTCCATGCCGCAATCAG GCAACAGTGTCAGTGTCGAGGCCGTGGACCCAGTGTACCAGACAGAGATGTTGGAACAGTTGAAAAGGACAGGCCGTCCGGAGATGGTTGTCGGCTGGTACCATTCCCACCCGGGTTTCGGCTGTTGGTTCTCAG GAACGGATGTAAACACTCAGCAGAGCTTTGAGCAGCTGAACCCGAGGGCTGTGGGAGTCGTCGTGGACCCGATCCAGTCGGTCAAAGGCAAAGTTGTTATTGACTGCTTCCGTCTGATTAATCCTCATCTTCTTATGCTTG GCCAAGACCTGCGACAGACGACAAGCAACATCGGCCACCTTCAGCGACCGACAATCTCCGCGCTTGTCCACGGCTTGAATCGGAACTACTACTCCATTGTGATCAATTACCGGAAAAATGAGTTGGAGAACCAGATGCTCCTGAATCTCCACAAGAATAAGTGGAACGACGCTCTGAAACTTAAG CCATTCGACGAAATGGCTGCGGAGAGTGCGGCGTGTACCAAGTCGATGAAGGAATTGTCGGAGCAGTACAACAAAATGGTTCAAGAAGAAATCAAAAAGACGCCTGAGCAGCTGGTGGTCGAGCGTGCTGGGAAAGTCGATGCCAAGAAGCGACTGGAGAGTGATGTAGACACTTTGATGACGGAAAACATTCTCCACTCTTTGGGCACAATGATTGATACTCTCATCTTCTGA
- a CDS encoding putative glutamine-dependent NAD(+) synthetase protein, whose translation MPFGTMTALGATGLGPSQSCVPAPSRRWQYEQDVQETLARVSVCNLNQWALDFEGNFRRVAKSIEVAKAAGSKLRVGSELEMPGYGCEDHFLETDTLTHSWECLAELLASDLTDGILCDIGIPAVHKSLTYNCRVWILNRRILLVRPKTVMADDLNYRESRYFARWNRPAGAPLEEFRVPLCVSKVTGQTTAPFGVAILECLNTSVASESCEELWSPIPPHGSLFLDGGVEIICNGNGSHYEMQKLARRYQLLRQSTSHGGVYMYSNQIGCDGGRLYFDGSAMICVNGEFVGLGKQFSLDEVEVVTSTLDLAEVRSRRAASATRAQQQRPIPYPTVQVPLSLSPAPPPLFSRLPSDFGRGVEASSCPGKREGEERGAADVSGVEATGLPSPLEVQFAWTTASPVVVPKLLSREEEVAWGPACWMWDYLRRSGAGGFFLPLSGGADSSAVATVVAFMCRIVMASVDQGNAAVLAELERILGKRKDRDAGFPADAKELCHQLLHTCYMATTHSSDQTRHLAGQLASQIGSYHLALTIDSITTAFTSVLSSETGLVPRFAAQGGSMTEDLALQNIQARSRMVLAYFMAQLLPLVRGEGQGEDAYRRDMALLPGGSQPAGAEATPASNSMDDGDSGGATRRARPFGAGASAGDPSADGARGGGRDTARAAARRGRGYLLVLGTANVDEGLRGYFTKYDASSADLNPIGSISKIDLKRFLRWAAQPENLGIPALLEVVDMPPTAELRPLDQGKQQTDEEEMGMTYEELGWFGRLRKVSRCGPFSMLKRLLDAWRDRYSPSVINQKVQHFFRQYARNRHKMCTITPALHVESYNPDDNRFDLRPFLYPNFARQFMSMDRLVLSIERAAQEQAFATRAPRTSFPSSFFPRSSPMGTEAAASLSCSTASAGPFYNAEMGFAGTTNK comes from the exons ATGCCGTTTGGAA CCATGACGGCCCTTGGTGCAACTGGCCTTGGGCCCTCTCAGTCGTGCGTCCCCGCGCCTTCCCGACGATGGCAATATGAACAAGACGTGCAAGAAACGCTGGCACGCGTGTCCGTCTGCAACTTAAATCAGTGGGCTCTCGACTTTGAAGGAAATTTCCGACGCGTGGCGAAAAGCATCGAGGTCGCCAAGGCCGCTGGGTCCAAGCTGCGAGTCG GTTCCGAGTTGGAGATGCCCGGTTACGGCTGCGAAGACCACTTCCTCGAAACCGACACTCTGACGCACTCGTGGGAGTGCCTGGCAGAGCTGCTGGCCTCGGACCTGACAGACGGCATCTTGTGCGACATTGGTATCCCCGCCGTCCATAAATCC CTGACCTACAATTGCCGCGTGTGGATCCTCAACCGGCGGATTCTGCTCGTGCGGCCCAAAACGGTTATGGCCGATGACTTGAACTACCGCGAGTCGCGCTACTTTGCGCGCTGGAACAGGCCAGCCGGGGCGCCTCTGGAGGAGTTCAGAGTTCCCCTGTGCGTGTCAAAGGTGACGGGACAAACCACCGCCCCTTTCG GCGTGGCAATTCTGGAGTGTCTCAACACCTCAGTGGCGAGCGAGAGCTGCGAAGAGCTGTGGTCGCCGATTCCGCCGCATgggtctctgtttctcgacGGCGGGGTTGAAATTATCTGCAACGGGAACGGCTCGCACTACGAAATGCAGAAGCTGGCGCGGCGGTACCAGCTGCTGCGCCAAAGCACTTCGCACGGAGGCGTGTACATGTACAGCAACCAGATCGGGTGCGACGGCGGCCGTTTGTACTTTGACGGGTCCGCGATGATTTGCGTCAACGGCGAGTTCGTGGGGCTCGGCAAGCAGTTCAGCCTCGACGAGGTTGAGGTCGTGACGTCAACGCTGGATCTCGCCGAGGTCCGTTCGCGTCGGGCTGCGTCGGCAACGCgtgcgcagcagcagcggccGATCCCGTACCCTACCGTCCAAgtccctttgtctctttcgcctgctccgcctccgctcttctcgcgccttccctccgACTTTGGCCGGGGCGTTGAGGCCTCTTCGTGcccgggaaaacgcgagggcgaagagcgcggaGCTGCCGACGTGAGTGGCGTGGAGGCAACGGGGCTGCCTTCACCGCTCGAGGTCCAGTTCGCGTGGACGACGGCCTCGCCAGTCGTCGTGCCCAAGCTTCTTTCCcgggaggaagaagtcgCGTGGGGCCCTGCGTGCTGGATGTGGGACTATCTGCGTCGCTCGGGAGCgggcggcttcttccttccgcttTCGGGCGGCGCCGACTCCTCGGCCGTGGCGACGGTGGTGGCGTTCATGTGCCGCATCGTCATGGCCAGCGTCGACCAAGGGAACGCCGCGGTGCTGGCCGAGTTGGAGCGGATCCTCGGAAAGCGGAAAGACCGAGACGCGGGCTTCCCCGCCGACGCGAAGGAGCTGTGTCACCAGCTCCTGCACACGTGCTACATGGCCACGACGCACTCCAGCGATCAGACGCGCCATCTCGCCGGCCAACTCGCGAGTCAGATCGGTTCGTATCATCTCGCGCTGACCATCGACTCCATCACGACGGCCTTCACCTCGGTCCTCTCCTCGGAAACGGGGCTCGTGCCGCGGTTCGCCGCGCAAGGCGGTTCGATGACTGAAGATCTCGCGCTTCAAAACATCCAGGCGCGCAGCCGCATGGTCCTCGCGTACTTCATGGCCCAGCTGCTGCCGCTCGTTCGCGGCGAGGGCCAAGGGGAAGACGCGTACCGCAGAGACATGGCGCTTTTGCCCGGAGGCAGTCAGCCAgcaggcgcagaggcgacgcctGCTTCGAACTCCATGGACGACGGCGATTCCGGCGGCGCGACTCGCCGAGCCCGACCCTTTGGAGCGGGGGCGTCCGCAGGCGACCCGTCCgccgacggcgcgagaggcggagggcgagacacCGCGAGAGCTGCCGctcggagaggaagaggctaCCTCCTTGTTTTAGGAACCGCGAACGTCGATGAAGGCTTGAGGGGATACTTCACCAAATATGACGCGAGCAGCGCCGACTTGAACCCCATTGGGTCCATCAGCAAGATTGACCTCAAACGCTTTCTCCGCTGGGCCGCGCAACCCGAGAACCTCGGCATTCCTGCTTTGCTG GAAGTGGTAGATATGCCGCCAACAGCCGAGCTTCGCCCCCTGGATCAAGGCAAGCAACaaacagacgaagaggagatgGGGATGACGTACGAGGAACTCGGCTGGTTCGGCCGTCTCCGAAAAGTCTCGCGATGTGGCCCCTTCTCGATGCTGAAGCGGCTGCTGGATGCGTGGCGGGATCGCTACAGTCCTTCGGTTATCAATCA GAAAGTTCAGCATTTCTTCCGGCAGTATGCTCGGAACCGCCATAAAATGTGCACGATCACTCCCGCGTTGCACGTGGAGAGCTACAACCCGGATGACAATCGCTTCGATCTCCGTCCGTTCCTGTATCCCAACTTTGCTCGCCAGTTCATGTCCATGGATCGCCTCGTGCTCAGTATCGAACGCGCGGCGCAAGAGCAGGCGTTCGCGACGCGTGCCCCGCGGACCTCCTTCccgtcgtcttttttcccgcggTCTTCTCCCATGGGGACAGAGGcggccgcctctctctcgtgctcgACCGCCTCAGCCGGCCCGTTCTACAACGCCGAGATGGGTTTCGCGGGCACGACAAACAAATAA
- a CDS encoding putative ADP-ribosylation factor: MGCCKSKVKNLESNGALYKSAPHIMFVGPPGVGKTTLLFRIVMPGWTDIIQGMEPTKAFYHEVVVRRGRTLHLWDFSGNPALQRSWNGLYRYVKMWAAVYVVSLTDTNPERIARNRAELRALLSDDCLCDSAIVVVMNTFGMGIDSVPIPPPEMASRLGLLEAEDTAAASRLAWFVVDAKEGEGDAQFQEAVNFLFAHFAKMEAVKEDGSRPQKKKGKAKKAKK; the protein is encoded by the exons ATGGGGTGCTGTAAGTCGAAAGTGAAGAATTTGGAGTCCAACGGTGCGCTATATAAAAGCGCCCCGCACATCATGTTTGTTGGCCCTCCTGGAGTAGGAAAGACaacgcttctcttccgcatAGTTATGCCAG GATGGACGGATATCATACAAGGCATGGAGCCGACGAAAGCGTTCTACCACGAAGTTGTCGTCCGACGTGGACGCACTCTGCATCTCTGGGACTTCTCGGGCAACCCCGCG CTGCAGAGGTCGTGGAACGGGCTGTACCGGTACGTGAAGATGTGGGCGGCGGTGTACGTGGTGAGTCTGACAGACACGAATCCGGAGCGCATCGCGAGGAACCGCGCAGAACTGCGTGCGCTGCTCTCCGACGACTGTCTCTGCGACTCGGCAATTGTGGTGGTGATGAACACCTTCGGCATGGGGATTGACTCGGTGCCTATTCCCCCGCCGGAAATGGCTTCGCGCCTCGGACTGCTCGAGGCCGAAGACacggctgctgcgtcgcGGCTTGCCTGGTTCGTTGTCGACGCGAAGGAGGGGGAAGGGGACGCTCAGTTTCAGGAGGCCGTGAACTTTCTGTTTGCTCACTTCGCAAAAATGGAGGCAGTCAAAGAAGACGGCAGCCGCCCccaaaagaaaaaggggaaggcgaaaaaagctAAAAAGTAG